One genomic window of Halobellus limi includes the following:
- a CDS encoding MaoC/PaaZ C-terminal domain-containing protein: MNDHGSEPPGSDVLTYEDLSVGDRFEADRTVAFSREDIVDFAADYDPQPFHLGDDVDGASPFDGLVASGLHSYCACNRLATEAFFGHVAFLGGRGVDDLRWHRPVEPGDALTVGVEVVEKRPSESDPRRGYVDVDVTGRTPDGDPAVTWRVLGMIRRSGPGTSEA, from the coding sequence ATGAACGATCACGGCTCTGAACCCCCCGGTTCCGACGTGCTGACCTACGAGGACCTCTCGGTCGGCGACCGGTTCGAGGCCGACCGGACGGTCGCGTTCTCCCGCGAGGACATCGTCGACTTCGCCGCCGACTACGACCCCCAGCCGTTCCACCTCGGCGACGACGTCGACGGCGCGTCGCCGTTCGACGGCCTCGTCGCCAGCGGCCTTCACAGCTACTGCGCCTGCAACCGGCTCGCGACGGAGGCGTTCTTCGGCCACGTCGCGTTCCTCGGCGGTCGCGGCGTCGACGACCTCCGGTGGCACCGACCGGTAGAGCCGGGAGACGCGCTGACGGTCGGCGTCGAGGTCGTCGAAAAGCGCCCTTCGGAGTCCGACCCCCGCCGGGGCTACGTCGACGTGGACGTGACCGGCCGGACGCCCGATGGCGATCCCGCCGTCACCTGGCGCGTGCTGGGGATGATCCGACGGAGCGGTCCGGGAACGTCGGAGGCGTGA
- a CDS encoding DUF7508 domain-containing protein → MALRKRWKSLTRRTVGSAPDAYALIEFGDGDGNVLRATAGLLPEELREEIAYGDAEQVRWKRAQSAEHAERLLDER, encoded by the coding sequence ATGGCACTCAGAAAGCGCTGGAAGTCACTGACCCGCAGGACCGTCGGATCAGCGCCCGACGCGTACGCGCTGATCGAGTTCGGCGACGGCGACGGTAACGTCCTCCGCGCGACGGCGGGGCTGTTGCCGGAGGAACTCCGCGAGGAGATCGCATACGGCGACGCCGAACAGGTCCGCTGGAAACGGGCACAGTCCGCCGAACACGCCGAACGACTGCTCGACGAGCGATAG
- a CDS encoding DR2241 family protein produces MTDVGSERFDVRDEQLDALCDRLKTDPDPVEFDGLHAAADDDGEAFAVETPAVRHGDLSESELRAVATDDDVAPYVTNWYYWEEVVGHRGRHRWAFLRHAEGAHDHVETSHNHAEGAHDHVETSHNHAEGAHDHAVPERYDALESGMETEWGEVVVTATLASGGHRRYEIRHADDTGADADELDAYDDPLDAREIATYDDRGRYRPLKTAPSLVSGWVFPDLDGRDAVETLDVLYPASIANWNLEREGDLDVTHWRETAERQTGIYDIIEDLDPDAVEWVAEACCVDSQCLKRREWEYDEERELDADGGAGTFPCREPCSLVVAAARKWTKLEEEETHTYEFDLTPSEKEQVEAIVDAVADGRTEDIREADVYEGANRYRARFLRAKRFDEDGNLSGTPTHPDEHAEDGGGHDDGH; encoded by the coding sequence GTGACTGACGTGGGGTCCGAACGGTTCGACGTACGCGACGAGCAACTCGACGCGCTGTGTGACCGCCTGAAAACGGACCCCGATCCGGTCGAGTTCGACGGCCTCCACGCGGCCGCGGACGACGACGGCGAGGCGTTCGCGGTCGAGACGCCGGCAGTTCGTCACGGGGACCTCTCCGAGTCGGAACTCCGCGCGGTCGCGACCGACGACGACGTCGCGCCGTACGTGACCAACTGGTACTACTGGGAGGAGGTCGTCGGCCACCGCGGCCGACACCGGTGGGCGTTCCTCAGACACGCCGAGGGCGCTCACGATCACGTGGAGACCTCCCACAATCACGCAGAGGGCGCTCACGATCACGTGGAGACCTCCCACAATCACGCAGAGGGCGCCCACGATCACGCGGTCCCCGAGCGCTACGACGCGCTCGAATCGGGGATGGAGACCGAGTGGGGAGAAGTCGTCGTGACCGCGACGCTCGCCTCGGGCGGTCACCGTCGCTACGAGATCCGCCACGCCGACGATACCGGGGCCGACGCCGACGAACTGGACGCCTACGACGACCCGCTCGACGCCCGCGAGATCGCGACGTACGACGACCGCGGGCGGTACCGGCCGCTGAAGACCGCGCCGTCGCTCGTGTCGGGGTGGGTCTTTCCGGACCTCGACGGCCGCGACGCCGTCGAGACGCTCGACGTCCTCTACCCGGCTTCGATCGCCAACTGGAACCTCGAACGCGAGGGCGACCTCGACGTGACCCACTGGCGGGAGACCGCCGAGCGCCAGACGGGGATCTACGACATCATCGAGGACCTCGACCCCGACGCCGTCGAGTGGGTCGCCGAGGCCTGCTGCGTCGACTCGCAGTGTCTGAAGCGCCGCGAGTGGGAGTACGACGAAGAGCGCGAACTCGACGCCGACGGCGGCGCGGGGACGTTCCCCTGTCGGGAGCCCTGCTCGCTCGTCGTCGCCGCCGCGCGCAAGTGGACGAAGCTGGAGGAAGAGGAGACGCACACCTACGAGTTCGACCTCACGCCGTCGGAGAAGGAGCAGGTCGAGGCCATCGTCGACGCCGTCGCCGACGGTCGCACCGAGGACATCCGCGAGGCCGACGTCTACGAGGGCGCGAACCGCTACCGGGCGCGGTTCCTCCGCGCGAAGCGCTTCGACGAGGACGGGAACCTCTCGGGGACGCCGACGCATCCCGACGAGCACGCCGAAGACGGCGGCGGACACGACGACGGCCACTGA
- a CDS encoding CbiX/SirB N-terminal domain-containing protein codes for MQALVIVAHGSHLNPDSSAPTHAHADTIRATGAFDEVKTGFWKEEPSLREVLRTVESEEVYVVPLFISEGYFTEQVIPRELRLSGWDVSAWDSDGLSADTATFTAEDTGQTVHYCGPVGTHEAMTDVLVRRAETVTGDPDVGEGFGLAVVGHGTERNENSAKAIEYHADRIRETGRFEEVQALYMDEEPEVDDVTDYFESEDVVVVPLFIADGFHTQEDIPEDMGLTDDYRTGYDVPAEVDGHRIWYAGAVGTEGLMADVVLERAAEAGADIESAIATVREETRETDADGETPAAGD; via the coding sequence ATGCAAGCGCTGGTCATCGTGGCGCACGGGTCGCACCTCAACCCCGACTCGTCGGCACCGACGCACGCCCACGCGGACACGATCCGCGCGACGGGCGCGTTCGACGAGGTGAAGACGGGCTTCTGGAAGGAGGAACCCTCCCTGAGAGAGGTCCTCCGCACCGTCGAGTCGGAGGAGGTCTACGTCGTCCCGCTGTTCATCAGCGAGGGGTACTTCACCGAGCAGGTGATCCCGCGGGAGCTCCGGCTGTCGGGCTGGGACGTCTCCGCCTGGGACTCCGACGGGCTGAGCGCGGACACGGCGACGTTCACCGCCGAGGACACCGGCCAGACGGTCCACTACTGCGGGCCGGTGGGGACTCACGAGGCGATGACCGACGTGCTCGTCCGCCGCGCCGAGACGGTGACGGGCGACCCCGACGTCGGCGAGGGGTTCGGCCTCGCGGTCGTCGGCCACGGCACCGAGCGCAACGAGAACTCCGCGAAGGCCATCGAGTACCACGCCGACCGGATCCGGGAGACGGGCCGCTTCGAGGAGGTCCAGGCGCTTTACATGGACGAGGAACCCGAGGTCGACGACGTCACCGACTACTTCGAGAGCGAGGACGTCGTCGTCGTGCCGCTCTTCATCGCCGACGGCTTCCACACCCAGGAGGACATCCCGGAGGACATGGGCCTGACCGACGACTACCGGACGGGTTACGACGTCCCCGCCGAGGTCGACGGCCACCGCATCTGGTACGCCGGAGCCGTCGGCACCGAGGGGCTGATGGCCGACGTGGTGCTGGAACGCGCCGCCGAGGCCGGCGCGGACATCGAGTCCGCCATCGCGACGGTCAGAGAGGAGACCCGCGAGACCGACGCGGACGGTGAGACGCCGGCGGCGGGTGACTGA
- a CDS encoding DUF7523 family protein, protein MSLAAETRAAVRARPWLLRALRAGVVNYTAAAESLDVEGDTDSIATALRRFADDLSAAESADRDVTVRMRSGVGLAGVDVEDGGPESAANDTETLLCVGDSAIVTTDGSLTAVVVGGEVDSAALAAVVERLAAENVVVDAAGVAGDELVVVVPRRDGANALRLVESALESVPG, encoded by the coding sequence ATGTCACTCGCCGCCGAGACGCGGGCTGCAGTCCGGGCCCGTCCGTGGCTCCTGCGGGCGCTCCGTGCGGGCGTCGTGAACTACACCGCCGCCGCGGAGTCGCTGGACGTGGAGGGCGACACCGACTCGATCGCGACCGCACTCCGTCGGTTCGCCGACGACCTCTCGGCCGCTGAGTCCGCCGACCGCGACGTCACCGTGCGGATGAGAAGCGGCGTGGGCCTCGCGGGCGTCGACGTCGAAGACGGCGGACCGGAGTCGGCGGCGAACGACACCGAAACGCTACTCTGCGTCGGCGATTCGGCCATCGTCACCACGGACGGCAGCCTGACCGCCGTCGTCGTCGGGGGCGAGGTGGACTCGGCGGCGCTCGCGGCCGTCGTCGAACGCCTCGCCGCGGAGAACGTCGTCGTCGACGCCGCCGGCGTCGCGGGCGACGAACTCGTCGTGGTCGTGCCCCGCCGCGACGGCGCGAACGCGCTCCGTCTCGTCGAGTCGGCGCTGGAGTCGGTGCCGGGCTGA
- a CDS encoding L-lactate dehydrogenase, whose product MSAARGKGTVAIVGGAGAVGSSTAFALMDSGLVGEIVLVDIDDERAEGEAMDLDHGAYFTSSVRVRTGDYEDCWDADVVVITAGASQNPGETRLELMERNAEIFAEMVPEITTGLNDDAVVLVVTNPVDVLAHVTWAVSDLPAERVIGSGTVLDTSRFRHALSREFDLDPANVHAYVIGEHGDSEVLVWGSANLGGVPFDRYCAHRGVDDVDALRERIGDDVRNAAYEIIERKGRTNYGVARSVTATVERVLGDDDSILTVSTLADGQHGIEGVYLSLPCTVNRGGVRDVLEFDLSEAEQRELEESAAVIRESIDRLDFDELAAD is encoded by the coding sequence ATGAGCGCTGCACGCGGGAAGGGAACGGTCGCGATCGTCGGCGGGGCGGGGGCTGTCGGTTCGAGCACCGCCTTCGCCCTGATGGACAGCGGTCTGGTGGGCGAGATCGTCCTCGTCGATATCGACGACGAGCGCGCCGAGGGCGAGGCGATGGACCTCGATCACGGCGCGTACTTCACCTCCTCGGTCCGGGTCAGGACGGGCGACTACGAGGACTGCTGGGACGCCGATGTCGTGGTCATCACCGCCGGCGCCAGCCAGAACCCCGGCGAGACCAGACTGGAACTGATGGAACGGAACGCCGAGATCTTCGCCGAGATGGTCCCGGAGATCACGACGGGGCTGAACGACGACGCCGTGGTGCTCGTCGTCACCAACCCGGTCGACGTCCTCGCGCACGTCACCTGGGCGGTGTCGGACCTCCCGGCCGAGCGGGTGATCGGATCGGGGACCGTGCTCGACACCTCGCGGTTCCGTCACGCGCTGAGCCGCGAGTTCGACCTCGATCCGGCGAACGTCCACGCCTACGTGATCGGCGAGCACGGCGACAGCGAGGTGCTCGTCTGGGGGTCGGCGAACCTCGGCGGCGTCCCGTTCGACCGGTACTGTGCACACCGCGGCGTCGACGACGTCGACGCCCTCAGAGAGCGCATCGGCGACGACGTCCGCAACGCCGCCTACGAGATCATCGAGCGCAAGGGGCGGACGAACTACGGCGTCGCCCGCTCGGTGACGGCGACCGTCGAGCGGGTCCTCGGCGACGACGACTCGATCCTCACCGTCTCGACGCTCGCCGACGGACAGCACGGGATCGAGGGCGTCTACCTGAGTCTCCCCTGTACCGTCAACCGCGGCGGCGTCCGAGACGTGCTGGAGTTCGATCTCTCGGAGGCGGAACAGAGGGAGCTTGAGGAGTCCGCTGCGGTGATTCGAGAATCGATCGACAGGCTCGACTTCGACGAACTCGCCGCAGACTGA
- the cysS gene encoding cysteine--tRNA ligase: MTLSVTNTLTGEREAFEPRNDDEVLLYVCGLTVSDDAHLGHARLWAQADVMHRWLEHEGYDVRHVENFTDVNEKIVARIGEDDLGESEPEVAEYFTSHVIRDMRGLNLKRAEVYPRVSEHVPEIVDLVETLLDRGYAYESNGSVYFDVTAFDDYGKLSNQRLDEIESQGADEERSEKRNPADFALWKAGAVDPEDIAEHRHSDPPEVDESCGQTWESPWGEGRPGWHVECSAMSMTHLDDTIDIHVGGRDLVFPHHENEIAQSEAATGQQFARYWLHVGLLQTAGDKMSSSLGNFLTVDDALAEYGVDVVRTFYCSTGYRSEQTFGEDEMREAEERWERLERAYEAAVDACDSTDAYAKVDDGAFRETLSETRESFREAMNDDFNVREAMAALLELATAVNRHVDREEKYDFWALREAVEAFEELGGDVFGLSFGESEGEGTVTLAEELVELVLEVREAEREAGNYERADDLRDDLAALGVEVQDSDDGPSFRFE; this comes from the coding sequence ATGACGCTGTCCGTGACCAACACCCTGACGGGCGAACGCGAGGCGTTCGAGCCGCGGAACGACGACGAAGTCCTGCTGTACGTCTGCGGGCTCACGGTCTCGGACGACGCCCACCTCGGACACGCCCGCCTGTGGGCGCAGGCGGACGTGATGCACCGCTGGCTGGAACACGAGGGCTACGACGTGCGCCACGTCGAGAACTTCACCGACGTCAACGAGAAGATCGTCGCCCGGATCGGCGAGGACGACCTCGGCGAGAGCGAACCGGAGGTCGCCGAGTACTTCACCTCCCACGTGATCCGGGATATGCGCGGGCTCAACCTGAAGCGCGCGGAGGTGTACCCCCGCGTCTCCGAGCACGTCCCCGAAATCGTAGACCTCGTCGAGACGCTCCTCGACCGGGGCTACGCCTACGAATCGAACGGGTCGGTGTACTTCGACGTCACCGCCTTCGACGACTACGGGAAGCTCTCGAACCAGCGGCTCGACGAGATCGAGTCCCAGGGCGCCGACGAGGAGCGCTCGGAGAAGCGCAACCCCGCGGACTTCGCGCTCTGGAAGGCCGGCGCGGTCGACCCCGAGGACATCGCCGAACACCGCCACTCGGACCCCCCCGAGGTCGACGAGTCCTGCGGGCAGACCTGGGAGTCGCCGTGGGGGGAGGGCCGACCCGGCTGGCACGTCGAGTGCTCGGCGATGTCGATGACGCACCTGGACGACACCATCGACATCCACGTCGGCGGCCGCGACCTCGTGTTCCCGCATCACGAGAACGAGATCGCCCAGAGCGAGGCCGCCACGGGACAGCAGTTCGCCCGTTACTGGCTCCACGTCGGTCTCCTGCAGACCGCCGGCGACAAGATGTCCTCCAGCCTGGGGAACTTCCTCACCGTCGACGACGCCCTCGCGGAGTACGGCGTCGACGTCGTCCGCACGTTCTACTGCTCGACCGGCTACCGCAGCGAACAGACGTTCGGCGAGGACGAGATGCGCGAGGCCGAAGAGCGCTGGGAACGGCTCGAACGGGCCTACGAGGCCGCCGTCGACGCCTGCGACAGCACCGACGCGTACGCGAAGGTCGATGACGGAGCGTTCCGCGAGACGCTCTCGGAGACGCGCGAGTCCTTCCGCGAGGCGATGAACGACGACTTCAACGTCCGCGAGGCGATGGCCGCGCTGCTCGAACTCGCGACGGCGGTGAACCGCCACGTCGACAGGGAGGAGAAGTACGACTTCTGGGCGCTCCGAGAGGCCGTCGAGGCCTTCGAGGAACTCGGCGGCGACGTCTTCGGGCTCTCCTTCGGCGAGAGCGAGGGCGAGGGGACGGTCACGCTCGCCGAGGAGCTCGTCGAACTCGTCTTAGAGGTCAGAGAAGCCGAGCGAGAGGCCGGCAACTACGAGCGCGCGGACGACCTCCGCGACGACCTCGCCGCGCTCGGCGTCGAGGTGCAGGACAGCGACGACGGGCCGTCGTTCCGCTTCGAGTAG
- a CDS encoding DUF357 domain-containing protein: MPADLIEKTDRYEGMFADALAEAEIAVPTSTPLGEAAADIREMALSYLEDGRHFRENDDPVNALAAFSYGYGWLDAGVRMGLFEIPDETHLFTTE; this comes from the coding sequence ATGCCAGCGGATCTGATCGAAAAGACCGACCGCTACGAGGGGATGTTCGCCGACGCGCTCGCGGAGGCCGAAATCGCCGTCCCGACGTCGACGCCGCTCGGCGAGGCCGCCGCGGACATCAGAGAGATGGCGCTGTCGTACCTGGAGGACGGCCGGCACTTCCGCGAGAACGACGACCCCGTCAACGCGCTGGCGGCGTTCTCCTACGGCTACGGATGGCTCGACGCCGGCGTACGGATGGGACTGTTCGAGATTCCCGACGAGACGCACCTGTTCACGACGGAGTAG
- a CDS encoding NAD(P)/FAD-dependent oxidoreductase gives MTADADDVVEHRPLIVAGSGIAGLSAAIYAGRSNNEPLVFEGDEPGGQLTLTTEVDNYPGFPEGISGPELVQNMKEQAQRFGAEIENGIIESVDSDERPFTVRLKNGDVYTADAIIAASGASARTLGIPGEDDLMGYGLSTCATCDGAFFRDEKIIVVGGGDAAMEEANFLTKFASTVYIVHRREEFRAEDYWIDRVMEKVEEGEIEIMRNTEVTELHGSREEGVDHVTLVEHPEGHPTEKLDDPDTEEFDFDVGAVFYAIGHTPNTGYLEGTGVELDDDGYLKAKGGEGGGQTATDVPGIFGAGDVVDYHYQQAATAGGMGVKAALDADDYLEELERGEAAAEAGEVAAVESDDD, from the coding sequence ATGACAGCAGACGCCGACGACGTCGTCGAACACCGACCGCTCATCGTCGCGGGCTCCGGCATCGCCGGGCTCTCCGCGGCGATCTACGCCGGACGTTCGAACAACGAGCCGCTCGTCTTCGAGGGCGACGAACCGGGCGGGCAGCTCACGCTGACGACCGAAGTCGACAACTACCCGGGCTTCCCCGAGGGCATCTCCGGGCCCGAACTGGTCCAGAATATGAAGGAGCAGGCCCAGCGCTTCGGGGCCGAAATCGAGAACGGCATCATCGAATCCGTCGATTCCGACGAGCGCCCGTTCACCGTGCGTCTCAAGAACGGCGACGTCTACACGGCCGACGCGATCATCGCGGCCTCGGGGGCCTCCGCCCGCACGCTCGGAATCCCGGGCGAGGACGACCTGATGGGCTACGGTCTCTCGACGTGTGCCACCTGCGACGGCGCGTTCTTCCGCGACGAGAAGATCATAGTCGTCGGCGGCGGCGACGCCGCGATGGAGGAGGCGAACTTCCTCACCAAGTTCGCGTCGACGGTCTACATCGTCCACCGCCGCGAGGAGTTCCGCGCGGAGGACTACTGGATCGACCGCGTGATGGAGAAGGTCGAGGAGGGCGAGATCGAGATTATGCGCAACACCGAGGTCACGGAGCTCCACGGGAGCCGCGAGGAGGGCGTCGACCACGTCACCCTCGTCGAGCACCCGGAGGGCCACCCGACCGAGAAACTCGACGACCCCGACACCGAGGAGTTCGACTTCGACGTCGGCGCGGTGTTCTACGCCATCGGCCACACGCCGAACACCGGCTACCTCGAAGGGACGGGCGTCGAACTCGACGACGACGGCTACCTGAAGGCGAAGGGCGGCGAGGGCGGCGGGCAGACCGCGACGGACGTGCCCGGCATCTTCGGCGCGGGCGACGTCGTCGACTACCACTACCAGCAGGCCGCCACCGCCGGCGGGATGGGCGTGAAGGCCGCCCTCGACGCCGACGACTACCTCGAAGAACTCGAACGCGGCGAGGCGGCCGCCGAGGCCGGAGAGGTCGCGGCCGTCGAGAGCGACGACGACTGA
- a CDS encoding MATE family efflux transporter, whose amino-acid sequence MSRLRRTGSKIARALASVGIIDERRLEATVDLAWPRVVTGFAIMSKRTVDLALVGLVIGPTAVAGLTLANAFWMVAKFLAIGLAGGTVSLVSQNYGGGDDERAASVVRLSVVLSILLGLPIVAFFGIAAEPLVGLVGDDPTSIGYGATYLAVVAPGLVFEFLNLIASRTYAGVGDTVTPMAARAGGAVANIALSATFVLGLDMGVAGAALGTALATALVTVAFSWGMTGRNYLRGRGASPVPLTLTRPIFDAELLRQIARVSTPLVARRAAQGLVVFPLLAIAATFGPVAVAAIGIGRQVRALLASFSWGFSIAASTLVGQELGAGEEGEAEAYGWGIVRLSAVVYVLAAALVVVFADPIAGVFVTEAENRALSARFVRVAAISVVAMGIDGSITGALRGAGDTRIPFLSALAGLYLVAVPVAWLGTVVPVLGITGLLLALLAETAVPMVVNLWRFRSNRWKAISREYRPTVGD is encoded by the coding sequence GTGTCTCGGCTCCGACGAACCGGGTCGAAAATCGCCCGAGCGCTGGCCAGCGTGGGTATCATCGACGAGCGCCGACTGGAGGCGACCGTCGACCTGGCCTGGCCGCGGGTCGTCACCGGGTTCGCCATCATGTCGAAGCGGACCGTGGACCTGGCGCTCGTCGGACTCGTTATCGGCCCGACCGCCGTGGCCGGGCTGACGCTCGCGAACGCCTTTTGGATGGTCGCGAAGTTCCTCGCGATCGGCCTCGCGGGCGGGACCGTCTCGCTCGTCTCACAGAACTACGGCGGCGGCGACGACGAGCGCGCGGCGTCGGTCGTCCGACTGAGCGTCGTCCTCTCGATCCTGCTCGGGCTCCCGATCGTCGCGTTCTTCGGAATCGCGGCCGAGCCGCTGGTCGGCCTCGTCGGCGACGACCCGACGAGCATCGGCTACGGCGCGACGTACCTCGCGGTCGTCGCCCCCGGCCTCGTCTTCGAGTTCCTGAACCTGATCGCCAGCCGGACGTACGCCGGCGTCGGCGACACGGTCACGCCGATGGCAGCCCGCGCGGGCGGCGCCGTCGCCAACATCGCGCTCTCGGCGACGTTCGTCCTCGGACTCGATATGGGAGTCGCGGGCGCGGCGCTCGGGACCGCGCTCGCGACGGCGCTCGTGACTGTCGCGTTCTCGTGGGGGATGACCGGCCGGAACTACCTCCGGGGGCGCGGGGCGAGTCCGGTCCCGCTCACGCTCACGCGGCCGATATTCGACGCGGAACTGCTCCGACAGATCGCCCGCGTTTCGACCCCGCTCGTGGCCCGACGGGCCGCGCAGGGGCTGGTCGTCTTCCCCCTGCTCGCCATCGCGGCGACGTTCGGGCCGGTGGCCGTCGCGGCCATCGGGATCGGTCGCCAGGTCCGCGCGCTGCTCGCGAGTTTCTCCTGGGGGTTCTCCATCGCGGCGTCGACGCTCGTGGGACAGGAGCTCGGCGCGGGCGAGGAAGGCGAGGCCGAAGCCTACGGCTGGGGCATCGTCCGGCTCTCGGCGGTGGTGTACGTGCTCGCCGCCGCCCTCGTGGTCGTCTTCGCCGACCCCATCGCCGGCGTCTTCGTGACCGAGGCCGAGAACCGGGCGCTCTCGGCGCGGTTCGTCCGCGTCGCCGCGATAAGCGTCGTCGCGATGGGGATCGACGGCTCGATCACGGGCGCGTTGCGGGGTGCGGGCGACACGCGGATTCCGTTCCTCTCGGCGCTCGCGGGGCTGTATCTCGTGGCCGTCCCCGTCGCGTGGCTCGGAACCGTCGTTCCGGTGCTCGGGATCACCGGCCTCCTGCTCGCGCTCCTCGCGGAGACGGCCGTCCCGATGGTGGTGAACCTCTGGCGGTTCCGATCGAACCGCTGGAAGGCGATCAGCCGGGAGTACCGCCCGACGGTCGGCGACTGA
- a CDS encoding BCCT family transporter — MHSVRASLRQFVDELDSVVFGVGFSVSLIAILVFFLNPEASAARMGQINEYLWTEFMWVYVGTMFLMVTFSLWLMFGRWGDIKLGKPDDDPEFSLLSFFSMMFSAGIAAGIVFWGPAEALAHYESVPPLIGAEAGTPAAAVGAIQYTLFHWGISYWVPYLIVALPIAYYAFRKDAPMRVSTLIAPFVGVDNLDGFWAKTIDVLAVFATIGGIATTLGFVGRQFLTGLEYTAGVSLGDAGTVLVITGLTVAFTVSVTLGVKRGIARVSLFNMAVFAALAVATFLLGPTNYIMNTGLQAVGGYFGEFLTMSLYTNAAGTGEWVGNWTVFYWAWVFSWAPFGGLFVARISKGRTIRQVVATALIGATASTIPWFLTMGGSAIFFERNDIAPMLQMVDQYGVSVSGFPLFGALPFGDALAAVFMLLVVTFFVTSADSSTLALGMLTTGGKQHPSTINRIIWGGLMGGLASLLIVGGGIDALRSSAIITGFPFALISVVAIAGMIWEYQSVSPLLSADPDETVAASNDSARVSSPTTDDD, encoded by the coding sequence ATGCACTCGGTGCGTGCGAGTCTGAGACAGTTCGTGGACGAACTCGACTCCGTGGTGTTCGGCGTCGGGTTCTCGGTATCGCTGATCGCAATACTGGTCTTCTTCCTGAACCCGGAGGCGTCGGCGGCCAGGATGGGACAGATAAACGAGTACCTCTGGACCGAATTCATGTGGGTCTACGTCGGGACGATGTTCCTGATGGTGACGTTCAGCCTCTGGCTGATGTTCGGTCGCTGGGGCGACATCAAACTCGGGAAGCCCGACGACGATCCGGAGTTCAGCCTGCTGTCGTTCTTCTCGATGATGTTCTCGGCGGGTATCGCTGCCGGCATCGTCTTCTGGGGGCCGGCGGAGGCGCTGGCGCACTACGAGAGCGTCCCGCCGCTGATCGGCGCGGAGGCCGGGACGCCCGCGGCGGCCGTCGGCGCGATCCAGTACACGCTCTTTCACTGGGGCATCTCCTACTGGGTCCCGTACCTGATCGTCGCGCTGCCGATCGCCTACTACGCGTTCCGGAAGGACGCGCCGATGCGCGTCTCGACGCTCATCGCGCCGTTCGTCGGCGTCGACAACCTCGACGGGTTCTGGGCGAAGACCATCGACGTGCTCGCGGTGTTCGCGACCATCGGCGGCATCGCGACGACGCTGGGCTTCGTCGGCAGGCAGTTCCTCACCGGCCTGGAGTACACCGCCGGCGTCTCGCTCGGCGACGCCGGAACGGTGCTCGTGATCACCGGCCTGACGGTCGCCTTCACCGTCTCGGTGACGCTCGGCGTGAAGCGGGGAATCGCGCGCGTGTCGCTGTTCAACATGGCCGTCTTCGCCGCGCTGGCGGTCGCGACGTTCCTCCTGGGGCCGACGAACTACATCATGAACACCGGCCTCCAGGCCGTCGGCGGCTACTTCGGGGAGTTCCTCACGATGAGCCTCTACACCAACGCGGCCGGCACCGGCGAGTGGGTCGGCAACTGGACGGTGTTCTACTGGGCGTGGGTGTTCTCGTGGGCGCCCTTCGGCGGGCTGTTCGTCGCCCGCATCTCGAAGGGCCGGACGATCCGGCAGGTCGTCGCGACGGCGCTCATCGGCGCCACGGCGTCGACGATCCCGTGGTTCCTCACGATGGGCGGCAGCGCCATCTTCTTCGAGCGCAACGACATCGCGCCGATGCTCCAGATGGTCGACCAGTACGGCGTCTCCGTCTCGGGGTTCCCCCTGTTCGGGGCGCTCCCCTTCGGCGACGCGCTGGCGGCGGTGTTCATGCTCCTGGTCGTGACGTTCTTCGTCACGTCGGCGGACTCCTCGACGCTGGCGCTCGGGATGCTCACCACCGGCGGCAAGCAGCACCCCTCGACGATCAACCGGATCATCTGGGGCGGACTGATGGGCGGCCTCGCGTCGCTTCTCATCGTCGGCGGCGGCATCGACGCGCTCCGTTCCTCGGCCATCATCACCGGGTTCCCCTTCGCGCTCATCTCGGTCGTCGCCATCGCGGGGATGATCTGGGAGTACCAGTCGGTCTCGCCGCTGCTCTCCGCTGACCCGGACGAGACCGTCGCGGCGTCGAACGACTCGGCGAGGGTGTCCTCGCCGACCACCGACGACGACTGA
- a CDS encoding DUF7545 family protein yields the protein MVETETYTIEAPNGDVEEIELPEGLADVFTEQGESPTSVVGDLLVQSFAQQAHGVVHHGQGETPADLEALNEKMEELFEERFGVSLSEAMGHSH from the coding sequence ATGGTCGAAACCGAGACCTACACGATCGAAGCGCCGAACGGAGACGTCGAGGAGATCGAACTGCCGGAGGGCCTCGCGGACGTCTTCACCGAACAGGGCGAGTCGCCGACGTCTGTCGTCGGCGATCTCCTCGTCCAGTCGTTCGCCCAGCAGGCCCACGGCGTCGTCCACCACGGGCAGGGCGAGACGCCGGCGGACCTGGAAGCGCTCAACGAGAAGATGGAGGAGCTCTTCGAGGAGCGCTTCGGCGTCTCGCTCTCGGAAGCGATGGGCCACAGCCACTGA